CCCCACGCTTTCGCGCCTCAGCGTCAGTTACAGACCAGAAAGCCGCCTTCGCCACTGGTGTTCCTCCACATCTCTACGCATTTCACCGCTACACGTGGAATTCCGCTTTCCTCTTCTGCACTCAAGTCCTCCAGTTTCCAATGACCCTCCACGGTTGAGCCGTGGGCTTTCACATCAGACTTAAAGGACCGCCTGCGCGCGCTTTACGCCCAATAATTCCGGACAACGCTTGCCACCTACGTATTACCGCGGCTGCTGGCACGTAGTTAGCCGTGGCTTTCTAATGAGGTACCGTCATAGTAAGGACAGTTACTCCCCTACCTGTTCTTCCCTCACAACAGAGTTTTACGATCCGAAAACCTTCTTCACTCACGCGGCGTTGCTCCATCAGACTTTCGTCCATTGTGGAAGATTCCCTACTGCTGCCTCCCGTAGGAGTCTGGGCCGTGTCTCAGTCCCAGTGTGGCCGATCACCCTCTCAGGTCGGCTACGCATCGTCGCCTTGGTAGGCCGTTACCCTACCAACTAGCTAATGCGCCGCGGGCCCATCCTGTAGTGACAGCCGAAACCGTCTTTCAACTTCAGACCATGAAATCCGAAGGATTATTCGGTATTAGCCCCGGTTTCCCGGAGTTATCCCAATCTACAGGGCAGGTTGCCCACGTGTTACTCACCCGTCCGCCGCTAAAATCAGAAGAAGCAAGCTTCTTCTTCTTTCCGCTCGACTTGCATGTATTAGGCACGCCGCCAGCGTTCGTCCTGAGCCAGGATCAAACTCTCCATCATAGAGAGCATGATTGCTCATGCTGTTTGCTGGCATCTTAATGATGTCCATTTAAAATAGAAACAAAAAGTTTCTAAGTTTTGTTTGTGGCTCCGACGGAGGTCGGTTACCGACAAACTGTTATAGTTAACGTTTTGCTGTTCAGTTTTCAAGGTTCATGGTGTCGTTCGTTCTTGACGACTTTTACTATATTACAGTGTGTATTATTGAAAGTCAACAGTAAAATCAAAAAAGAATAAAATATAGTGAAATAATGACGTATGCCATAATTCCATACTTCCCAAATAGCACAATGAAGATAATACCTGGTAATGAAATTGAACTGTCCATACCAGCTTTATTGACGGCGAAATGCCCTATATATAGAAGAGGTACAAACAATACTGTACGAATCATCCAAATAGAGAAATGATCACCAAGGTAACTTCTAAACCGTTTATTCATCCATAAAAAAAGAAACAAGAGAATTGCAAGTGCACTATATAGTAGAGTCACGAAAGGATCCTCCCTTCAATTACTACTCTACTATATGCGGTCCCCTGCAATCCCTATGCTTCACTTCAAACTGATCTTGCGAATTTTCGCTTCTTTAAATAGAAAGAAATGTCTACTTTCAGCCATCTTACGCTCCGTCATGACGTCTAAGTCGTAATCGTCTAAAAGTTCTTCCACACGGATCGATTGGTGCCATTCCTCATTCGTCGAACGCATTAAGGAGATTAACTTTTGATCGAATTCTTTTTTCAATTTATTCTTCTTGAAAAACATCCTGTTCTCTCCTTACAGCTCTCTTCTGCCTTCAAGCGCTTTTGATAACGTAACTTCGTCTGCATACTCTAAATCTCCACCAACTGGAAGACCGTGCGCAATTCGAGTAGTGCGAATGCCAGAAGGCTTGACTAAACGAGAAATGTACATCGCGGTTGCTTCCCCTTCAATGGTTGGGTTTGTTGCAAGGATTAACTCCATGACTGTTTCATCTTGGAGTCTTTTTAACAATGGCGGAACATTAATATCCTCTGGCCCAATGCCGTCCATTGGAGAAATTGCCCCATGTAACACATGGTATTTACCGCGATAATCGCGCATTTTCTCCATCGCAATAACGTCTTTCGGATCTTGCACGACACATATCAAAGAATCATCACGGCTGTGATCCGAACATATTTGGCACGGATCAACATCCGTTATATGACCGCAAATAGAGCAGTAGTGCAAGTTTCGTTTCGCATCAACTAATGCTTTGGCGAATGAAAGAACGGTGTCTTCTTTCATCGATAACACAAAAAACGCCAGTCGAGCCGCTGTTTTCGGCCCGATACCTGGCAATTTCATAAAACTATCAATCAGTTTTGCAATTGGTTCAGGATAGTGCATGTATATTCCTCCTAGAACATGCCAGGGAGGTTCAATCCTTTCGTGAATTGTCCCATCGTGGAGTTCGCTGTATCTTCTGCTTTTTTCATTGCTTCATTCGTTGCGATAACGATTAAATCTTGTAGCATTTCTACATCTTCTGGATCTACTACGGATGGATCTAACGCTACTTCTAATACTTGCTTGTGACCTGAAACAGTTACTTTCACCACTCCGCCACCAGCTACTCCTTCAAAGCGTTGTTCCGCAAGTTCTTCTTGAGCTTGCGCCATTTGCTTTTGCATTTTTTGCATTTGTTTCATCATACCTTGCATATTTCCCATTCCACCACGCATTGTGTTTCCTCCTTAGTTAGTCGTCGTGTACTTCGACGAAATCTTTTCCAAATAGTTTTTCTGCTTCTGTAACAAGCGGGTCTTCTTCCTTCTCTTGTTCGTGAAGAAAGTCCATCAATTGCTCTGCAGCTTGTTCAGTTTCACTAGGTAAATCATTAACGGAAAGCTTCCCTTTACTACGGATAAATTCTTCCCGTATTTTTAGCCACTCTTCTTCCGGGACAAAGAGTACATCGTACACTTTCCCTAAATGTTGCTGGCTTAATTCACCAAAGCTGCTTGTAAATGATTGATTGTCCGCTGCCATCTGACAGTGTATGTCATAGGTGAATTTTAACACAAAACTAGTCGGAGATGCCGCTACTGGCTCTGCTTCATGTAAAAGTGCAGAGTGAGATTTAGGCATACTTTGTAGTAAGTGAGCCCAACTACTTTTGACGACTTGAATATCATCTTTTGTTGCGGTCTTTAAAACCTCTATGATGCGTCCAGTTGGTACATTAAACTTCGTTCGTGAATTCCCGCGTGATTGTCGAGGTTTTGAAGCAGCAGGCGTAGCAACCGTTCCAGTTGGCACACCCTTTCGCACTTGTTCTTCTAGTAAATTAAATTTCTTTTCAAGCTGTTGAATCTTTTCAAGAAATGGCTGAACTTCTACAGCGGTTGTTTTTCCACTTTCCATACTTGCGGTTTGCGACATTTTCAACATAGCCGTCTCTAAATACACTTTCGCATGGTTCGAGTATCGCATTTCTTGACTAGCATGTGACAGAATCTCGATATACGAATAGAGGGTTTCTGCTGGAAAGCTTTCCGCAAGTTGCTGGAACTTTTCTTCTGCTGTCGCGAGTTCTAATAATTCATCTAAGGAAGGAGCAGTTTTGATTACCAACAAATCTCGAAAGAAAGTGATGAAATCTTCTGTTAGTCGAACCGGATCTTTACCGTCTCTCACTAACTGATCCACGAGTGTCAAAACATTGCCTATTTCTTTTTGCAATAAAGCCTCCGAGATATCAAAAAAGACTTCCTGCCCAATAGAACCTGTCACTAACAATGCATCTTCCATCGACATTTGACCCGAACTAAACGACACTACTTGATCGAGCATACTTAGAGCATCTCGCATTCCACCAGAGGCAGCTTGTGCAACTACTTTCAAAACAGTTTCATCATACGGAATGTCTGAATCCATCAAAATAGTTTTCATACGATCGACAATTTCCGCAGACGAAATGCGCTTAAAATCAAACCGTTGACAGCGCGAGATAATCGTCAAAGGTAATTTATGTGGTTCGGTCGTTGCTAAAATGAAGATCACGTGCGCTGGAGGTTCTTCTAACGTTTTCAATAGGGCATTAAATGCACTATTGGATAACATATGCACTTCATCAATGATATACACTTTATATTTAGAGCTAGAAGGCGCGTAATGCACACGTTCTATAATGTCCCGAATTTCTTCCACACGAGAATTAGAGGCAGCATCGAATTCAATGACATCGGTATTCGATCCATCCATAATCCCAACACAGGACGAGCATTCATTACACGGCTCAGCGCCTTGACGATTTTCACAATTCAATGCTTTCGCAAATATTTTCGCTGCACTTGTTTTTCCAGTCCCTCGTGGTCCAGAAAACAAATATGCATGGGTTGTTTTTTGATAAAGGAGAGCATTTTGCAATGTCTGTTTCACATGTACTTGACCCGACATCTCTTCAAACGTCTGCGGCCGATAAACACGATAAAAAGCTTGATATGCCAACGATTCTCTCTCCTTCTACTAGCTATTATTTCAACTTACTTAGTATAACATAAAAAAGCATTTGTTCGGCTAAGAACAAATGCTTTACCAGATAATTTAAATGCCGTGCACCTTCCTTCGTCGAAAGAACATAAGCGCTACATATGTCGTTAGCTCAGTGAAGGTAACCCTGCGGCACATGAGAAAAACCACTTAATGCTGCTTCCTTCCGGACCTGACATGGTTCATGGGTACTCATTGCGCAGGACCCAGACGTCAACACTACGTGCATAAGTCAGACCCTACATATCTAATCGCCTCAGAGAAGGAGTTCAGTCTCGCTAGAGCGGATTGCGAGTTACAAGACACCGCTACCTTCCCACCTAGCACGGCATTAATTAGTATACGAAAGCCACGTAGAAAAATCAAATCGCAGCATCGAAAAGTTTTTTCACAAAAATTGTTGACACTTAATTCCTCACATGATAAATTATATTTTGTTGACACGGAGGAATACCCAAGTCTGGCTGAAGGGATCGGTCTTGAAAACCGACAGGCGGGTCATACCGCGCGGGGGTTCGAATCCCTCTTCCTCCTCCATTTTTTCAACAAACACGCGCATATATATGGGGATTGATTCGTTGCTTCTGTAACGAATTTTCTTCAAGCGAAATGTGTCTGAATATTTTGAAGGTACCTCTTAGGAGGTGCCTTTTTTGTTATTTCTTATTTTATAAATGAAAAACGCTTCTTGCTTATCGCCTTTTCACTGGCAATAGCAAGAAGCGTTTCTATTATTTACGTAAAACAGCCGTTTGAGTTAAAAATGAGCCAATTTTTTCGATAATTGGTTCCACTGTTTCCGGATTTTTCATCAAATCATATTCTTTAATATCTAAACGTAACACTGGGCATGCATTAAAATTATTGATCCAGTTTTCATATCGCTCATGCATTTCATACCAATATTCCACTGGTGTCGATTGTTCCATTGGACGACCACGAAGTTGAATGCGCGATAAGATATCCTCAATGGAACCGTCTAGGTAAATAAGTAAGTCAGGATGAGGGAAGTATGGCGTCATCACCATCGCATCAAATAAGCTCGTATACGTCTCATAATCTGTCGCTTCCATCGTACCTTTTTCCATATGCATTTTTGCAAAAATACCGGTATCTTCATAAATCGAACGGTCTTGAATGAATCCCCCACCATATTCAAAAATACGCTTTTGTTCCTTAAAACGTTCCGCTAAGAAATATATCTGTAAATGGAAGCTCCATTTTTTGAAATCATCGTAGAAACGATCTAAATATGGATTCGCATCCACTTTTTCAAAGGATGTGCGAAATTCTAACGCCTCTGCTAATGCTTTTGTCATGGTCGATTTTCCTACACCAACTGTACCTGCGATGGTGATGACAGCATTTTGTGGAATGCCGTATTTTTCTCGTAAATTCATGCGTGGAGACTCCTTTTATTCAACGTTTTGTTTACTTCTTCTAAAATAAATGCTAAATCACCTTTGTTTTGAACAAAATCAATCTCGTCTCCATTAAATCGCAAGACAGGGATATCCGGATGTGTTTCTTCAAAATGTTGGATGAAGGTATGGTAATCAGCGGATAACTGTTCCATATAAT
The Paenisporosarcina cavernae genome window above contains:
- a CDS encoding YaaL family protein, whose amino-acid sequence is MFFKKNKLKKEFDQKLISLMRSTNEEWHQSIRVEELLDDYDLDVMTERKMAESRHFFLFKEAKIRKISLK
- the recR gene encoding recombination mediator RecR, translating into MHYPEPIAKLIDSFMKLPGIGPKTAARLAFFVLSMKEDTVLSFAKALVDAKRNLHYCSICGHITDVDPCQICSDHSRDDSLICVVQDPKDVIAMEKMRDYRGKYHVLHGAISPMDGIGPEDINVPPLLKRLQDETVMELILATNPTIEGEATAMYISRLVKPSGIRTTRIAHGLPVGGDLEYADEVTLSKALEGRREL
- a CDS encoding YbaB/EbfC family nucleoid-associated protein, which produces MRGGMGNMQGMMKQMQKMQKQMAQAQEELAEQRFEGVAGGGVVKVTVSGHKQVLEVALDPSVVDPEDVEMLQDLIVIATNEAMKKAEDTANSTMGQFTKGLNLPGMF
- the dnaX gene encoding DNA polymerase III subunit gamma/tau, coding for MAYQAFYRVYRPQTFEEMSGQVHVKQTLQNALLYQKTTHAYLFSGPRGTGKTSAAKIFAKALNCENRQGAEPCNECSSCVGIMDGSNTDVIEFDAASNSRVEEIRDIIERVHYAPSSSKYKVYIIDEVHMLSNSAFNALLKTLEEPPAHVIFILATTEPHKLPLTIISRCQRFDFKRISSAEIVDRMKTILMDSDIPYDETVLKVVAQAASGGMRDALSMLDQVVSFSSGQMSMEDALLVTGSIGQEVFFDISEALLQKEIGNVLTLVDQLVRDGKDPVRLTEDFITFFRDLLVIKTAPSLDELLELATAEEKFQQLAESFPAETLYSYIEILSHASQEMRYSNHAKVYLETAMLKMSQTASMESGKTTAVEVQPFLEKIQQLEKKFNLLEEQVRKGVPTGTVATPAASKPRQSRGNSRTKFNVPTGRIIEVLKTATKDDIQVVKSSWAHLLQSMPKSHSALLHEAEPVAASPTSFVLKFTYDIHCQMAADNQSFTSSFGELSQQHLGKVYDVLFVPEEEWLKIREEFIRSKGKLSVNDLPSETEQAAEQLMDFLHEQEKEEDPLVTEAEKLFGKDFVEVHDD
- a CDS encoding deoxynucleoside kinase; this encodes MNLREKYGIPQNAVITIAGTVGVGKSTMTKALAEALEFRTSFEKVDANPYLDRFYDDFKKWSFHLQIYFLAERFKEQKRIFEYGGGFIQDRSIYEDTGIFAKMHMEKGTMEATDYETYTSLFDAMVMTPYFPHPDLLIYLDGSIEDILSRIQLRGRPMEQSTPVEYWYEMHERYENWINNFNACPVLRLDIKEYDLMKNPETVEPIIEKIGSFLTQTAVLRK